CAACATGGTTGATTCGATATCTTCATTATGTTCATGCGTCGAAAATCCAATAATTAAATGAGGATAGCGATTTTTTAGAAAATCAATTTGATTGAGTTCCAATTCATGTTTTTCAGAAGGGTAAATTGATACACAATGATTGATACAGAATGGGATCTCCCGCTTTGTGAAAAAATGTACTAAATCGTCAATATCCTTAAGCGAAGTACCCCCTGTCGATACAATAACAGGTTTTCGTGTTGTTGCTATTTTTTCAATTAATACCCAGTCATTGATATCTGATGATGCAATTTTAATGATATCGATGCCTAAATCAACGCAAGTATCAACTGATTGTTCATCGAATGGAGTAGACATCGTAATACAACTTGCATCTCGTATTGCTTGAATCAACGTAGCACAATCACTATAATTGAGTTTAGTGTCTATTGTTTTTTTGATATATCTGATATCGGTTCTGTGTTGAAAATCTTTGTGAATAAAGCGGTCAACATCGCGAAATTGTAATTTTATTGCTGCTTTAATATTGTTGAATCGCACAATTTTAGAAAATTCGGAAATTATTTTTTGACCTCTTTTGACATCTCCTAAATGATTATTTGCAACCTCTAGGACAAATAAGTCTTCAAAAATATTATTGATAGACGGCATTTTATACTCCTTTATTTTTTTATTAATTCTGTTATTTTTTTTAATCCTTCAAAAGTTTCGTCTATAGCATTGGCTGATTGAATGACATTTGTTTTTAATATCTCCTTTAAATATTCTTTAATGAGTGGGATTTTTTGTGGAATGCCTCCTGCCAATAAAAGGTTATTATAATGTAATCGATAATCCTGTAGAATTTGAATATATTGATTAATGTAGCATTTTAGTAAAGAACTGTAATAATTTTGCAGAGTAAAAGAATATTCGTTTATATTTAAAATGCTTGCTCTCTCTCTCTCTCTCTCTCTCTCTCTCTCTCTTGTATGCTCCTTCAAAGATCGCAAGATTAATATCTAACGTTGCAGTTTCCAACGATCCTAAATTTAATGTTTGAAATAAATCCCATGCGTTTTTGTATGAATTTCCTATATTTATACACTCTTGGATAAATCCAATAAACTGATTCAGTACACGTCCTGACGGAATATGCGTGATAATTGATAAATTCTCATTATTAAAATAGGGGCGTTGTTCTATAGATGCGTATGGATCTAATTCTGATATTTGTGCTACTTGTGACCCGGTTCCTAAATTGAAAATAACATCATTTTTTTTCACCCCACTTCCTAACAGAGCGCATTGATTATCGCCTACTGGTGTATATATTGAAATGTTATGGATACTGCCAACAATTTCTATAGCAGATGTTGGCATGTTAGTAGTGATTTCGTATCCTAACTCATTACAGAGTCGAAAAAATTCTTCATAAGGCTGGTTTTGGTAAATATCCCAAATTCCTAAACCTGCCAATAAAGTATTGTGTATTTTCGAACCTATAATAATTTCCGGTAAAGAAATTATTTTTATTTTTTTAGGAAGATCCTGTGTACGTAATAAATGTAAAAGATTGATTGCCGGAAGTCCGTTTTTAATGTTCATTCCGGTTTTTTCTCTGAATGTTGGCAATCTTTTACGTGCCCATTCATACGTAGAAATGTTTCCTACTACATCTGCTGCCCTGTTGTCCTGCCAACTGATATAATTAGTAAGAAAATTATTATTACAGTCGCATAAAGCAAATCCATGCATTTCCGAGCAAATAAAAAATTTTTTAATGGAGAAATTATGATAAGTATTCAGGATTTCTTGAAATAAATCCTGAATTTTTTGTAGTGAAATTTCATAATAATGAGAAGCCCTTAATTCTTTAGCTACGGGAGTAAAGTTTTGTATTTGAATATATTGTCCATTTGTAAAAATTGCTGTCTTAATACGTGAAGCACCAAAATCAATAAACAGATAGGGCATTAGAATTCCTCCTTAATAATGTGAGCTATTTCATCCAGTAAATCTTTAGTTAAAGGAATCTGAATAAAAGTGGTTATTCCAATATCACGGATTAAAACTAATGTCAGTGATTGGCCCATAGTTTTTTTATCTTTTTTGAGCAAGGACTCTAAATGCAGCAAAGGCAAATGGCGAATTTGAGATATCTCTACTAAAGATACAGAGGATTTTTTTATTTCCTTGTATAATGCAAGATCAAGCATTTTTCTATTGCATGCAAGTTTGTTGGCAATAACAATGCCTGCTGCTACGGCTTGACCATGAGGAATTTTGTAATCAGATAAAATTTCAAGCGCATGTCCTAATGTATGTCCATAATTCAAGCTTTTTCGGATATTTTTTTCAAATTCATCTTCTTCTATAATTTCTTTTTTAACATGAAGTGCACTCAAAATTAATTTTTTATAAACTGAATAATCATTTGTTAATGGAATTTTAAGTTCTGAATATAACGAAAATGTTGCATGTCCACCTGTAATGGATAATTTTAAAATTTCTCCTAATCCTGAATATAATTCCTGACTTGTTAGAGTTTTTAGAAAATTTGGATTGATGATGATTTTTGAAGGAGCAGAAAATAAGCCCAATTGATTTTTTGCTTCATTATGGTTAATACCTGTCTTGCCTCCGATGCAACTATCACACATTG
Above is a window of Brevinema andersonii DNA encoding:
- a CDS encoding N-acetylneuraminate synthase family protein; translation: MPSINNIFEDLFVLEVANNHLGDVKRGQKIISEFSKIVRFNNIKAAIKLQFRDVDRFIHKDFQHRTDIRYIKKTIDTKLNYSDCATLIQAIRDASCITMSTPFDEQSVDTCVDLGIDIIKIASSDINDWVLIEKIATTRKPVIVSTGGTSLKDIDDLVHFFTKREIPFCINHCVSIYPSEKHELELNQIDFLKNRYPHLIIGFSTHEHNEDIESTMLIAYAKGARTFERHVDINDDGIQVSAYNSLPADFDRWIKAYKKAQMICGGSPSQKRIPPQKEIEYLDALVRGVYAKRNLKAGETLTEKDIYLAIPLQKGQISCRELMNGEILLHDIAADDPIYIDSIDSVYAHDATLKHKIYNRGL
- a CDS encoding FGGY family carbohydrate kinase, which produces MPYLFIDFGASRIKTAIFTNGQYIQIQNFTPVAKELRASHYYEISLQKIQDLFQEILNTYHNFSIKKFFICSEMHGFALCDCNNNFLTNYISWQDNRAADVVGNISTYEWARKRLPTFREKTGMNIKNGLPAINLLHLLRTQDLPKKIKIISLPEIIIGSKIHNTLLAGLGIWDIYQNQPYEEFFRLCNELGYEITTNMPTSAIEIVGSIHNISIYTPVGDNQCALLGSGVKKNDVIFNLGTGSQVAQISELDPYASIEQRPYFNNENLSIITHIPSGRVLNQFIGFIQECINIGNSYKNAWDLFQTLNLGSLETATLDINLAIFEGAYKRERERERERESKHFKYKRIFFYSAKLLQFFTKMLH
- a CDS encoding 3-dehydroquinate synthase, whose amino-acid sequence is MNKSLFKIEDHTFSLPKNFSSIDMFTVRSLHQNYTVEWNENNDVLQAINKILTENNRNTLLIDKNLYKIYEQNIQIPHEKIFQIDAVETNKTIHTVLKVIEFLEKQEFSKSETLVVVGGGITQDIGAFVGACYKRGINWIFFPTTLLAMCDSCIGGKTGINHNEAKNQLGLFSAPSKIIINPNFLKTLTSQELYSGLGEILKLSITGGHATFSLYSELKIPLTNDYSVYKKLILSALHVKKEIIEEDEFEKNIRKSLNYGHTLGHALEILSDYKIPHGQAVAAGIVIANKLACNRKMLDLALYKEIKKSSVSLVEISQIRHLPLLHLESLLKKDKKTMGQSLTLVLIRDIGITTFIQIPLTKDLLDEIAHIIKEEF